Proteins encoded within one genomic window of Edaphobacter lichenicola:
- a CDS encoding c-type cytochrome gives MNLLRSAFFLALAAASCLPASAESAKQRGAALFVNNGCQHCHTIRKAGGVKGPDLSGVGRTLNKTQIRTQVLQGGHEMPSFADILKTAEVDDLVAYLHSCRDKRK, from the coding sequence ATGAATTTGCTGCGCTCGGCTTTCTTTTTGGCCCTCGCAGCCGCTTCCTGTCTTCCGGCATCCGCCGAGTCCGCGAAGCAGCGCGGAGCAGCATTGTTTGTGAATAACGGCTGCCAACACTGCCACACGATCCGCAAGGCGGGTGGCGTTAAAGGTCCCGATCTCTCCGGAGTAGGCCGCACGCTCAACAAAACTCAGATCCGAACGCAGGTCCTCCAGGGTGGACACGAGATGCCATCCTTCGCCGACATCCTGAAGACAGCTGAAGTGGATGACCTCGTCGCCTACCTTCACTCCTGCCGCGACAAAAGAAAATAA
- a CDS encoding sensor histidine kinase, with amino-acid sequence MNLLSRLHLVVRSSLFWMSCGIAALSFTAYSQSLDNLGYQSWSTENGLPQNSVHQVFQSTDGYIWIATEGGVARFNGIDFKVFNHETTDEITSDDICCFAQSHTGPLWIATSDGLLQYSAGTFHRYSTANGLPTSRITNLAAAEDGTLLILTSDGLVSFDGQHFATLSLPSSASPSAITTARDGSVWIASNSGIFQYQSGRVLPQPLSSPPTQKDITGIGFFPDRSLWLRTGTSITILQNGQSHTLPIRRDLPAARIQSFLVDSRGQLWIGTSKGLFTLDNISSHPQAVPALSSDSILSLMQDEEGNLWVGTETSGLQILRHKNFRAIPALFGLPITAITQASDGALWAGTSSDGLDRWQAGTVQHLSTHTGLLSETILALAPEENGSMWVGTPDGLNYINGAKIRTYTSADGLPDDLVRSLLSDDDGSLWIGTRRGLAHWQNNQFVTLTQTDGLGSDLVGALLRTHAPSEHDLWIGTLNGLSRLRGSTITTFTTKDGLSGNTITSLAEDPHGTLWIGTKATGLSVMSTTGFTSLHRDDLPQTIDSILEDARGDLWLSSGRGITRVSASALIKCGSSSTCDPHPVSYGRADGMPTEEAFGAGHPSAWRTAEGLLLFATRKGVAVTDPVHLIENLIPPPVVIEQFTVDGVKIPLRAAKKNIAPGHTSFAFEYAGLSYVAPAKIRYRYILEGFDKQWTEAGSRRIAYYTNLPPRHYRFRVQAANNDGVWNEIGAQIAFSVQPPFYRTLWFLLLLLFLIATIALLLYRLRVRRLESQFQAVLAERTRVAREIHDTLAQSFVGISVQLELTSQLLAQSQVSAASQQIDRTRTYVREGLADARRSIWNLRAITAQNSLPTRLTHLAELWNQKKLNTRLNISGTYRPLAQSFEDEIFRIAQESLANAARHANATQVSADLNYNSTRLTLSISDNGSGFSLIEGYLPSNGHFGIKGMHERAAQIHARLTIKSSPEDGTTVTLEAPIAEGKETATHG; translated from the coding sequence ATGAACTTGCTCTCGCGCCTCCATCTCGTCGTGCGCTCGTCCCTCTTCTGGATGTCATGCGGAATCGCCGCTCTCTCGTTCACCGCCTACTCCCAGTCCCTTGATAACTTAGGCTATCAATCATGGTCTACAGAGAACGGCCTCCCGCAAAACAGCGTCCATCAAGTCTTCCAATCCACCGACGGTTACATCTGGATCGCAACCGAAGGCGGCGTAGCTCGCTTCAATGGCATCGACTTCAAAGTCTTCAACCACGAAACCACTGACGAAATCACCAGCGATGACATCTGCTGCTTCGCCCAGAGTCACACGGGCCCACTCTGGATCGCAACCTCCGACGGTCTCCTCCAATACTCGGCAGGAACGTTTCACCGTTACTCCACCGCGAATGGACTACCCACAAGCCGCATCACCAACCTCGCCGCCGCAGAAGATGGCACACTCCTGATCCTCACCAGTGACGGCCTCGTCAGCTTTGACGGCCAGCATTTCGCCACCCTCTCCCTTCCATCCTCCGCCTCTCCATCTGCAATCACCACCGCTCGCGACGGCAGCGTCTGGATCGCATCGAACTCCGGAATCTTTCAATATCAGAGCGGCCGAGTTCTTCCTCAACCACTCAGCTCTCCCCCTACGCAAAAAGACATTACAGGCATCGGATTCTTCCCTGACCGCAGCCTCTGGTTGCGCACCGGAACCAGCATCACGATCCTGCAAAATGGCCAGAGCCACACTCTTCCGATACGCCGCGATCTACCAGCGGCACGCATACAGTCTTTCCTCGTCGACTCGCGAGGGCAGCTATGGATAGGTACTAGCAAAGGGCTCTTCACGCTCGACAACATTAGCAGCCATCCACAAGCCGTCCCCGCCCTCAGCTCCGACAGCATCCTCTCTCTCATGCAAGATGAAGAGGGAAATCTCTGGGTAGGAACAGAGACCAGCGGCCTCCAAATCCTGAGGCACAAAAACTTCCGCGCCATTCCTGCCCTCTTCGGTCTCCCCATCACGGCCATCACACAGGCATCGGACGGCGCTCTATGGGCAGGCACCAGCAGCGACGGCCTCGACCGCTGGCAAGCGGGAACCGTTCAGCATCTTTCCACCCACACCGGCCTGCTCAGCGAAACGATCCTGGCCTTAGCCCCAGAAGAAAACGGTAGCATGTGGGTCGGCACCCCCGACGGTCTGAACTACATCAACGGCGCGAAGATCCGAACCTACACCTCTGCCGACGGGCTACCTGACGATCTTGTTCGCTCTCTGCTGAGCGACGATGACGGCTCACTCTGGATCGGCACCCGCCGCGGCCTGGCGCACTGGCAAAACAACCAGTTCGTCACTCTCACGCAGACCGACGGTCTCGGAAGTGACCTTGTAGGCGCTCTTCTCCGAACTCATGCCCCATCCGAACATGATCTTTGGATCGGAACACTCAATGGACTCTCGCGTCTGCGCGGCAGCACCATCACAACCTTCACAACAAAAGATGGACTCTCCGGCAACACCATCACCTCTCTCGCCGAAGATCCACACGGCACACTTTGGATCGGAACGAAAGCAACTGGACTCAGCGTCATGTCCACCACCGGTTTCACGTCCCTGCATCGAGACGACCTGCCCCAAACCATCGACTCCATCCTCGAAGACGCCCGAGGCGACCTCTGGCTAAGTTCAGGTCGCGGCATCACGCGCGTCTCCGCTTCAGCGCTTATCAAATGCGGTTCGTCTTCAACCTGCGACCCTCATCCCGTCTCGTATGGCCGCGCCGATGGCATGCCAACCGAAGAAGCCTTCGGCGCGGGTCATCCCTCTGCATGGAGAACCGCAGAAGGACTACTCCTGTTCGCCACCCGCAAAGGTGTTGCCGTCACCGATCCCGTTCACCTCATAGAGAACCTCATCCCTCCCCCAGTCGTCATCGAGCAATTTACCGTAGACGGCGTCAAGATCCCCCTGAGAGCGGCAAAAAAAAATATCGCGCCCGGTCACACCAGTTTTGCGTTCGAATATGCCGGCCTCAGTTACGTAGCTCCCGCCAAGATTCGCTACCGCTATATTCTCGAAGGATTCGACAAGCAATGGACCGAAGCCGGCTCGCGTCGTATCGCTTACTACACCAATCTTCCTCCGCGCCACTATCGCTTTCGCGTGCAGGCAGCGAACAATGACGGCGTATGGAATGAAATCGGAGCTCAGATTGCCTTCTCTGTGCAGCCGCCCTTCTATCGCACCCTCTGGTTTCTCCTGCTGCTCCTCTTCCTCATCGCCACCATCGCACTCCTCCTCTACCGTCTCCGCGTTCGACGGCTTGAATCACAGTTCCAGGCAGTTCTCGCTGAGAGAACCCGCGTGGCCCGAGAGATTCACGACACCCTGGCCCAAAGCTTCGTCGGTATCTCCGTACAACTCGAACTCACCTCTCAGCTGCTGGCCCAGTCGCAGGTCTCCGCCGCCAGCCAACAGATAGACCGCACCAGAACTTACGTCAGGGAGGGACTTGCCGACGCTCGTCGCAGCATCTGGAATCTTCGCGCAATTACCGCGCAGAACAGCCTGCCCACGCGGCTCACGCACCTTGCAGAACTGTGGAACCAAAAGAAACTCAACACCCGTCTCAATATCTCCGGCACCTACCGCCCTCTCGCCCAGTCTTTTGAAGATGAGATCTTTCGCATCGCCCAGGAGTCTCTGGCGAATGCAGCGCGCCACGCAAACGCGACTCAGGTATCCGCGGACCTCAACTACAATTCAACTCGATTAACATTAAGCATCTCCGACAACGGCAGCGGATTTTCGCTCATCGAGGGGTACCTCCCATCAAACGGCCACTTCGGCATAAAAGGCATGCACGAGCGCGCAGCTCAAATTCACGCTCGACTGACGATAAAGAGTTCTCCGGAAGATGGCACGACCGTCACCCTCGAAGCGCCCATCGCAGAAGGAAAAGAGACAGCAACCCATGGCTGA